One window from the genome of Candidatus Binatia bacterium encodes:
- a CDS encoding polysaccharide biosynthesis C-terminal domain-containing protein, giving the protein MPGTERLATWSRRFQRFAWGAGPALIYAPLGVLRNKWLASTLSAPGLGVLAQVLAAMNWLGQAAGLGLGLPVTRLVGAARAADDSARERAVMRTALRLALGTSCLIAALVLIAAPVLARALLGSSAYAPLFRIASIGIIGLAGAGTLLALFAGRGDVRPPITIAVLGAVPATVLTFLLVPRWGLAGAMIAAAVLYPAGALAAIAVHRRRYRTALFGGLSGERGEPAWAMARVGAAGLALGLLDQGVLLVLRAHYVRTYGAAANGFLQAALALSQLSGSLFYTYLASYAFGTLSAAVAAAGPGPAGAAAAGADTRRQGPAIFLLAALLFGTGMLISTPLLRLLFSHRFDPARPLMAWALLGEYGRVGMQVLLLGALPVGGLRLYAPIAIAFPTAFAASYAVFTATGSGTLSLPRAYAAAGLVAVIAAAAIMSRRGVTLGVREALALAGGALLLAGVASRVLR; this is encoded by the coding sequence ATGCCCGGGACCGAGCGGCTCGCCACGTGGAGCAGGCGCTTCCAGCGCTTCGCATGGGGCGCGGGACCCGCGTTGATCTACGCACCCCTCGGCGTCCTGCGCAACAAGTGGCTCGCCTCGACCCTGTCCGCGCCCGGCCTCGGCGTTCTCGCCCAGGTCCTCGCGGCCATGAACTGGCTGGGACAGGCCGCCGGGCTGGGGCTGGGCCTGCCGGTCACGCGGCTGGTCGGCGCGGCACGGGCCGCCGACGACAGCGCGCGCGAGCGCGCGGTGATGCGCACGGCGCTCCGGCTCGCGCTCGGAACGTCGTGCCTCATCGCGGCGCTGGTCCTGATCGCCGCTCCGGTCCTCGCGCGCGCCCTGCTGGGCTCCTCCGCCTACGCCCCGCTCTTCCGCATCGCCTCGATCGGGATCATCGGGCTCGCCGGCGCGGGAACGCTCCTCGCGCTCTTCGCGGGCCGCGGCGACGTCCGCCCGCCGATCACGATCGCGGTCCTCGGCGCCGTGCCCGCGACGGTGCTGACCTTTCTCCTGGTCCCCCGGTGGGGACTCGCGGGCGCGATGATCGCGGCCGCCGTTCTCTACCCGGCGGGTGCCCTCGCCGCCATCGCCGTCCACCGCCGCCGGTACCGGACCGCGCTCTTCGGCGGGCTGTCCGGGGAGCGGGGCGAGCCGGCGTGGGCGATGGCGCGGGTCGGCGCCGCGGGGCTGGCGCTCGGGCTGCTCGATCAGGGCGTTCTCCTCGTGCTCCGGGCGCATTACGTGCGCACCTACGGCGCCGCCGCGAACGGCTTCCTGCAGGCCGCCCTCGCGCTGAGCCAGCTGAGCGGGTCGCTCTTCTACACCTATCTCGCGAGCTATGCCTTCGGCACGCTGAGCGCCGCGGTCGCCGCGGCGGGACCCGGCCCGGCCGGCGCCGCCGCGGCCGGCGCCGACACGCGGCGGCAGGGCCCCGCCATCTTCCTCCTCGCGGCACTCCTCTTCGGAACCGGCATGTTGATCTCCACGCCTCTGCTCCGGCTCCTCTTCTCGCACCGGTTCGATCCCGCACGACCCCTCATGGCCTGGGCACTGCTCGGCGAGTATGGCCGCGTCGGCATGCAGGTCCTCCTGCTCGGCGCGCTGCCGGTCGGCGGCCTGCGCCTCTACGCGCCGATCGCGATCGCGTTTCCGACCGCGTTCGCCGCGAGCTACGCCGTCTTCACCGCGACCGGATCCGGCACGCTGAGCCTGCCCCGCGCCTACGCCGCGGCCGGCCTAGTCGCCGTGATCGCCGCCGCGGCGATCATGAGCCGCCGCGGCGTGACCCTCGGGGTCCGCGA